TTGTTTCCTTTAGCTTCTAGCTGTCAGCTTCTAGCTGTCAGCTTATCTTGTTATTTTTTATGCTCTGCAAGCTCGACAGCTGATCGCTGCAAGCTTTAGAATGGTATCTCTTCTATGTCGATTTCTTCCATATCGTCTGCTGAATTTGCTGGCTTGTCTGCCTTGCCTTTGCTGTCAGACGGTGCGATGTCATCTACAGGGTTTGAATCCTTGGGCACATAAGTGCTTCCATCTCCGCGGCTGGAAAGTGCAATTACCAGGTCGGCGATGATCTCTGTTTTGTATCTTTTTACGCCATCTTGCCCTTCCCAGTTTCTGGTTTGAAGGCGGCCTTCAACATAAGCGGGGGCACCTTTCTTCAAAATCTGTGTTAGGTTTTCGGCTTGTTTACCCCAGACGACGATGTCATGGTATTCGGTAGCTTCACCAGCTTCGCCATCCTTACTGGTCCAGCGCCTATTTGTTGCTACAGTAAAGTTTGTTACTGCTTGGCCATTTGGCGTGTATCTCATCTCTGGATCGCGTGTTAAATTTCCAATAATCTGTGCTCGATTTAGATTTAACATTTTATCCTCCCACCGCATTGCGGTTAATAATTAGAGGTCGTCGCCGAGAATGTCGTCGAGCTCTTTATCGAGCTTGGCGAGCCTATCGGCTTCATCTTCTACATTATCACTTTTTACCGCTTTTGTTTTAACTTTTCCGACCGCGGCTTCGGCCTTGGCCGAGACGGGTGGTTTGTCGGATGTCTTGGTAGAAGCTGTTTTGGCCGTAGGTTTTTTCGGAGTTTCTTTCTTTATTTTCTTCTCTTCTTTTTTAACCTCTCCCGCTTCCTCTTTCACTTCCTCTGTTTTTTTTGCGCGAGGCTTTCGTGCCTTTTTCTCTTCAGCCTTCACTTCCTCTTTAACTTTCAGCTCTTCTGCAGGCTTTTCTTCGGCTGCTTCTTCCGCTGGCAATTCTTCCTCTGTCTTGGTTTCTTCCGATTCCTCTTCAATTTTTTCTTCATCGCGCTTAGCCATGAGGTCGTAACTTTCTTCGGTTTCGCCCTCAATTGCCTCAAAGCTCTTCTCACCGCCGACAACTTCCTCAATTTCTTCTGTTTCGGCAATATCCTCAGCAGTCAAAGTGAGTTCTTCTTTGCCAAAGTCGCGCACGATTGTTAAATGCCGCAAAATTTCCGGTGCATGCATAATATCTTTTTCAATCTCGCGCAAATTCTCGGGTTCAAGCTCAAAATTGAGAGTAATGTAGGTTGCAAACTGCTGCTTCTTTATTGGATAGGCAAGTTTGCGTCTGCCCCAACTCTCTTCCTTAAGCACTTTTCCTTTGGCATCGGCAATATAGCCGTTCACCTTGCCGGACACCTTGTTGATGTCTCCCTCTGGAACATCATCAGAAATCAAATACGTAAGCTCGTATTGTCGCATAAATCTCCTTGTTTCTATCGCTTTCTTGGCACCCTTGATCCCATGAGATGGGAGGGTTCCCCTAAGGGGAAAAAGCTGTGTTGTTAAGAACAGATGTTCGCCATGAACTTCCTAGGATCCCGTCCGATCCCTCCACTCGAAAGTTCATGGCGCCTTATCCGTTCTCGATAAGCATGCTCATACTAGCAAGTTTGATCGTGTTTGTCAATGCTTTAGCGGAGATATTTTATGTAACAAAATTTTCATGGTGAGCGAGGATTTTTTTCATTTCAATGTCAATATCGCCGCCATCGATCAGCGATTTGGCAGCTGCGAGATAGGGAAATTGCTCGGCAATCATTTTCTTCGGCATCTTCTTATGTACGGCCGAATAAATCGAGCTTACATTTGTAATGCATTCGGAAACGCCTTCGGTAACCTTCTTTCTTGATTCCTCAAGGCTAAATTTCTTGCCCATGAAGTGCCCGAGGGCGAAGTTGCGGCTTGAGTCAGATTCGCAGAGCTTAAGGTCAGCTTCGATGATGCGAAAAACCTTGGATCCGATGCGATGGATTTCCTTTGATGCACCCAATTCTCGCGCCAGCAGTTTAGCTTCCTGTCCGATGGCAGAAAAAGTAATTGCAATCGTGGAGACCGGTGGTTTACGATGCATCATACGCTCGAAATAGCCGTATACAAAACCCTGTTCGAATGAAGCGATCGTGCGTAGCGCATTGTGAATGTTGACGCCAAAAACATCGCTTGAGCAGGTCGGCCAGATATTTGAACCAGAGAAAAGTTTTGCGAAATCATATGCTACAGATTTGTTTCTTGGGTGATGGACGACGATCATGCCAGCAGGAGCCTTGTCGGCGAGATCTTTGGCAAATCCAGCTCCGGTGAATTGGATAACCCGCGCCTTTGGATATACTTTACGCGCGACGTCGGTAGGGGTGGTGAGATCGGGAAGCATGCCTTTTTGAATCAAAACTAACGTGGAATGGTTGGAATAATTTAGCCGCTCAAGCGTACCGGCAATCCCGCTCATCGAGCTTGAAATAATCACAAAATCATAATTTTTCGAGTTCAGCTTAGGCTCAAGCGATAATTTCAGATTTTTTGGGAATTTGTGGTTGGCAAGGAAGGGATAGCGATCACTTTTTCCGATTTTTTGCCAATGTTTGATCAAATTTTTGTCAATATCCCAAAGCGTAATATCGTGCCTGTTGCGTGCAAGTACAAGTGCAAGTGCTGTACCGAATCCTCCCGCCCCCATAATGGCAATTTTTTTCATGAGTTTATAATACTTGTTAATTATTGCTGTGTAAACGCGAGCTGAAACACGAGACCCCAGCCGGGGATGGCTGGGGCTCGAATCTTGAAGCGTAGAGCGGGGATGCCCTAAGCGCTGAGTAATGCTACTATGTCCAGTTCGTCGGTGTCGACGAAGATCTCTGCCTCGCTGACTTCGGAGGGTTCGGGGACGAAACCAAGCTTGTCGCCAAGCTCGGCGTAATACTTCATGTCAGCCAGCCTGACTTTGGCTCCTCTTGAGGCGTGTTCGGCAGCGCCCTCGAGGTCGTACGCATCCATAATGGTCTCCACCACGCAGGCAGGAACCCTAGGATTACCATCTTCGTCGTACCCGAAATGCCAGTTGACTCCACTCTTGATCTGCTCCCCCTCTTTGTGCGGTAGCTTCACCG
This DNA window, taken from Patescibacteria group bacterium, encodes the following:
- a CDS encoding single-stranded DNA-binding protein, whose protein sequence is MLNLNRAQIIGNLTRDPEMRYTPNGQAVTNFTVATNRRWTSKDGEAGEATEYHDIVVWGKQAENLTQILKKGAPAYVEGRLQTRNWEGQDGVKRYKTEIIADLVIALSSRGDGSTYVPKDSNPVDDIAPSDSKGKADKPANSADDMEEIDIEEIPF
- the rpsF gene encoding 30S ribosomal protein S6, with amino-acid sequence MRQYELTYLISDDVPEGDINKVSGKVNGYIADAKGKVLKEESWGRRKLAYPIKKQQFATYITLNFELEPENLREIEKDIMHAPEILRHLTIVRDFGKEELTLTAEDIAETEEIEEVVGGEKSFEAIEGETEESYDLMAKRDEEKIEEESEETKTEEELPAEEAAEEKPAEELKVKEEVKAEEKKARKPRAKKTEEVKEEAGEVKKEEKKIKKETPKKPTAKTASTKTSDKPPVSAKAEAAVGKVKTKAVKSDNVEDEADRLAKLDKELDDILGDDL
- a CDS encoding 2-dehydropantoate 2-reductase N-terminal domain-containing protein codes for the protein MKKIAIMGAGGFGTALALVLARNRHDITLWDIDKNLIKHWQKIGKSDRYPFLANHKFPKNLKLSLEPKLNSKNYDFVIISSSMSGIAGTLERLNYSNHSTLVLIQKGMLPDLTTPTDVARKVYPKARVIQFTGAGFAKDLADKAPAGMIVVHHPRNKSVAYDFAKLFSGSNIWPTCSSDVFGVNIHNALRTIASFEQGFVYGYFERMMHRKPPVSTIAITFSAIGQEAKLLARELGASKEIHRIGSKVFRIIEADLKLCESDSSRNFALGHFMGKKFSLEESRKKVTEGVSECITNVSSIYSAVHKKMPKKMIAEQFPYLAAAKSLIDGGDIDIEMKKILAHHENFVT